In Cercospora beticola chromosome 3, complete sequence, the following proteins share a genomic window:
- a CDS encoding uncharacterized protein (BUSCO:EOG09264441~MEROPS:MER0000549), which translates to MFRNNYDNDSVTFSPQGRIFQVEYAQEAVKQGSVVVGIVSKTHAVLAALKRNAEELSSYQKKLIEIDTHYGIALAGLASDARVLSNFMKQQSLASRLTYGRPIALSEITSRIGDRAQTNTQHYGKRPYGVGLLIAGVDAKGPHLFEFQPSGVTQEMIACGIGARSQMARTYLERNLDEFEGSSREELIKHALRALKDSLSQDKELTVDNTSLGVTGVGEPFKLYEGQELSGWLETTFENKPEGGESTEGMEVDS; encoded by the exons ATGTTCAGAAACAACTACGACAACGACTCGGTCACCTT CTCACCGCAGGGCCGCATCTTCCAGGTAGAATACGCCCAAGAAGCCGTCAAGCAAGGTTCCGTCGTTGTGGGCATCGTCAGCAAGACGCACGCCGTGCTCGCCGCTCTCAAG CGCAATGCCGAGGAACTGTCATCCTATCAGAAGAAGCTCATAGAAATCGATACCCACTATGGCATTGCTCTTGCTGGTCTCGCCTCCGATGCCCGCGTCCTGTCCAATTTCATGAAGCAACAATCGCTCGCCTCACGACTGACCTATGGCCGACCCATCGCTCTCTCCGAAATCACATCACGTATCGGCGATCGCGCGCAGACAAACACACAACACTACGGAAAGCGCCCCTACGGAGTGGGGCTGCTCATTGCAGGCGTGGACGCAAAGGGACCGCATCTCTTCGAATTCCAGCCGAGCGGTGTGACGCAAGAGATGATTGCATGTGGTATCGGTGCGCGGTCACAGATGGCGAGAACATACCTCGAGCGGAATTTGGACGAGTTCGAGGGCTCAAGCAGAGAAGAGCTGATCAAACACGCCCTGCGCGCTCTCAAGGATAGCTTGAGTCAGGACAAGGAGTTGACTGTGGACAACACCAGCCTAGGGGTGACAGGCGTGGGCGAGCCCTTCAAGCTGTACGAGGGACAAGAGCTTTCAGGTTGGTTAGAGACGACGTTCGAGAACAAGCCTGAGGGAGGTGAGAGCACGGAGGGGATGGAGGTGGATTCGTGA
- the NUO78 gene encoding NADH dehydrogenase (ubiquinone) 78K chain precursor, 5-prime end translates to MRSHLLRSIPRTPALAARNGSRAARTFATTAQRQADVELTVDGRKVSVPAGTALIQACEKAGATVPRYCYHEKLMIAGNCRMCLVEVERAPKPVASCAWPVQPGMVVKTDSPLAHKAREGVMEFLLANHPLDCPICDQGGECDLQDQSMRYGADRGRFHELSGKRAVEDKNIGPLVKTSMNRCIHCTRCVRFANDVAGAPELGSAGRGNDIQIGTYLETALDTELSGNVIDLCPVGALTSKPYAFRARPWELGHTETIDVMNGLGSNIRADSRGLQVMRILPRLNDDVNEEWIDDRSRFACDGLSTQRLTTPLIRRDNQFQPATWENVLVEIKDKFDELQPKGDEIKFVAGELVETETLVAAKDLANKLGSENLALDFTQGSSPVAHGVDVKTNFSFNSKIVGVEEADVILLVGTNPRHEAAVLNARIRKQWLRSDLEVGLVGEDFESTFEYENLGANAKDLKSALSGPFGEKLKNAQRPLIIVGSGVTEHKDAKSIYETVGSYVEKNKANFQTPEWNGYNVLQRAASRAGAYEVGFTVHNPETTNTKAKVMWLLGADEIDAADIPKDTFVIYQGHHGDRGAALADVVLPGAAYTEKGATYVNTEGRVQMSRAVTSVYGAAREDWKIIRAVSEALGQPLPYDDVEALRDRMEEISPALRRYDIVEPTSKELQALSKVQLVEQNKGATVSGEPLKKPIENFYFTNTITRSSPTMARCSAAKAAKDPSTNFQAPGEPNVTPYYGPPELAAGASA, encoded by the exons ATGCGGTCCCATCTGTTGCGCTCAATACCGCGCACGCCCGCGCTGGCCGCCCGCAATGGCTCCCGGGCGGCGCGCACCTTTGCCACGACCGCACAACGCCAGGCCGACGTCGAGCTCACAGTAGATGGAAGGAAGGTTTCAGTGCCAG CCGGCACCGCGCTCATCCAGGCATGCGAGAAAGCTGGAGCTACCGTGCCCCGATACTGCTACCACGAGAAACTCATGATTGCCGGCAACTGCAGAATGTGcctcgtcgaagtcgaacGCGCTCCAAAACCTGTAGCATCATGTGCTTGGCCTGTACAACCCGGAATGGTCGTGAAGACGGATAGTCCGCTTGCCCACAAGGCTCGAGAAGGTGTCATGGAATTCCTGCTGGCGAACCACCCATTGGACTGCCCCATTTGCGATCAAGGTGGCGAGTGTGATTTGCAAGATCAGAGCATGAGATACGGAGCAGACCGTGGGCGATTTCACGAGTTGAGCGGCAAGAGAGCAGTCGAGGACAAGAACATTGGACCTTTGGTCAAG ACATCCATGAACCGCTGCATTCACTGCACGCGTTGTGTTCGCTTTGCTAACGATGTTGCTGGCGCGCCAGAACTCGGCTCAGCGGGACGTGGAAACGACATTCAAATTGGCACATACCTCGAAACCGCACTGGACACTGAGCTCTCTGGAAATGTCATCGACCTCTGCCCTGTTGGTGCCCTGACATCTAAGCCTTATGCATTCCGCGCTCGTCCTTGGGAACTTGGTCACACTGAGACTATCGATGTTATGAACGGCCTCGGAAGCAACATTCGCGCAGACTCTCGAGGACTCCAGGTCATGCGCATCCTTCCCCGCCTGAACGACGATGTCAACGAGGAATGGATTGACGACCGAAGCCGATTCGCCTGCGACGGCCTCAGCACACAACGCCTGACTACGCCCTTAATTCGCCGCGACAACCAATTCCAGCCTGCCACGTGGGAGAATGTACTCgtcgagatcaaggacaAATTTGATGAGCTTCAACCAAAGGGCGACGAGATCAAGTTCGTGGCAGGTGAGCTCGTGGAGACGGAGACTCTGGTCGCTGCTAAGGATCTTGCCAACAAATTGGGCTCGGAAAACCTCGCTCTTGATTTCACTCAAGGTTCCAGCCCGGTTGCGCACGGTGTTGATGTCAAGACTAACTTCTCCTTCAATTCGAAAATTGTTGGCGTGGAAGAGGCTGATGTTATCCTTCTGGTCGGAACCAACCCCCGACATGAAGCTGCCGTGCTGAATGCTAGAATACGCAAGCAATGGCTGCGATCCGACCTCGAAGTTGGACTCGTAGGCGAGGACTTTGAATCCACTTTCGAGTACGAGAACCTTGGAGCCAACGCGAAAGACCTCAAGAGTGCACTCAGCGGTCCCTTTGgggagaagctcaagaacgcACAACGACCATTGATCATTGTCGGCTCTGGAGTCACGGAACACAAGGACGCCAAGTCCATCTACGAGACCGTCGGCTCGTACGtcgagaagaacaaggctAACTTCCAGACCCCAGAATGGAACGGCTACAATGTTCTGCAGCGTGCAGCCTCGCGCGCTGGTGCGTACGAAGTCGGCTTCACCGTGCACAACCCAGAGACCACCAACACAAAAGCGAAGGTCATGTGGCTGCTCGGCGCAGACGAAATCGACGCTGCCGATATTCCCAAAGACACATTCGTTATCTACCAGGGACACCACGGTGACCGTGGCGCGGCCCTGGCTGATGTCGTCCTTCCAGGAGCTGCATATACCGAGAAGGGTGCCACATATGTGAACACTGAAGGCCGTGTGCAAATGTCTCGTGCAGTCACTTCCGTATATGGAGCGGCGCGGGAGGATTGGAAGATCATCCGCGCCGTTTCGGAAGCGCTTGGCCAACCGTTGCCATATGACGACGTTGAAGCCCTTCGCGACCGCATGGAGGAGATCTCACCAGCACTTCGAAGATACGACATCGTTGAGCCTACGTCAAAGGAACTACAAGCTCTCAGCAAGGTCCAGCTTGTTGAGCAGAACAAGGGCGCGACTGTTTCGGGCGAACCTCTCAAGAAGCCTATTGAGAACTTTTACTTTACAAACACCATCACACGATCATCGCCCACGATGGCGAGATGTTCAGCCGCAAAGGCTGCCAAGGACCCTTCAACGAATTTTCAAGCGCCGGGAGAACCAAACGTCACACCCTACTACGGGCCTCCCGAGCTTGCGGCGGGGGCGAGTGCTTGA
- a CDS encoding uncharacterized protein (BUSCO:EOG09260C5W) produces the protein MADADSTPAPATASKPPASDAPTAPATNGDRELSPYELDVKKLNALPTEQQGLYLLTFTANLAQHIDELSADQVTAEQGTIKKELLKVVNLPSPAPTRVIRKNVGRSFAGVFAKGSRRVLFETITDLVAIVNAGKEKDLRTKHAAIHCLGIVFATAGDSAISHSPLACTAILKQLKGASNDAGLRSAIFRASGRIAKGITVAIDEEVGRAIWKQARNAASNDKSLLTQASACYALEQLVSTTTYFDNSNDFEKLQTAVWKTLESPSIPVRHAGASCLATQLVKAHTDVANRDIIPRIKKPKKSKKTAKPEDLEEEAERASSPVPDKPATALSYTLPEILKILSSLFCRPSSSNRTRVGVAVCYIKVLKGLGAGVVETKYNEIARHLFSDVLDFPGWHSNRYRQLMARKTVRVILEQTVGPMLGETAQLNACRFLLNDIIKDYPQAVKERPEPSKAVLTGAISALASIIQRLDTAISSIADICREGLLQVLQHPSFTVQVQTSRTLRAFILACPQQLLPAVTICMNSVKRELKMLGTQRQSQRRCIAHAYGLAAVLSTSGQHPLYGSVDVYANVHQMATDLLKSSGSSDLRVSSCQLQVAWIMIGGLMSLGPNFVKIHLSQLMLLWRNALPKPMLKENMTQRNMLEVSYLAHVRECALGAIKSFLTYNQRLLTSDVSRRLAGMLENTVAFLQNLPAKRTSDEPANLLKPGLQLQDFEVMVRRRVFECFSQLLRLSPAGSIEATAHSSILPLAVASFSDLEHDAPNSLSAAIASATATFESIWELGDNYGFGVTGRLRGLDLLNPINGNLERHWTSRTDVESEIDQILLSPIGRAAENDPTSCYLPTANTEDELPGPPASEAVDAAIAAFGLSLPLQGPRVQESTLEQIAASMGASVPKDPVRKIAITANVSLALFTALRVATGDLGSAKGNLQNVNTEKALQSLLHVCVKDPDENIRSMAAAALGRLCSSSGTTFTGTEVTQLTETIVNNREPHVRAGCASALAHIHSQLGGMAAGLHMKNIVGILMSLAADTHPLVHFWALDSLSQIAESAGLNFSGYVTSTIGMLSQLYVSDGHNEESPSQASSNMTMSLPVTAAIARGVDSIINVLGPDLQDAAKARDMILTLVRLFSQEAEVAVLLESLRCFEHLSLYAPGHMQFEQYVHRLQSDADSPSKEIASTALHGLFGLMRRDAPEIIRTARPGLENRLWDCLNEEPGQKSIQNIFSNWLQQTGTSDPGDWIERCNTILTKTVVKAEQELKTAVPASTAGPDLQDEEVAGFAITAGAQKEDDSQASSSAQELMRWQVRLFAMECLRNLIAMIRKQAAISDDSPGEAALQSKVADVIRIAFSASTAGVTSLRVVGMQIIDQILKMFGRTPDPDFAEAMLLEQYQAQISSALTPAFAADSSPELAAAAVNVCATFIATGIVRDAERMGRILKTLVSALDSFSRDTDTAAIGDLKGLTANAQVMVRMAVFSAWAELQIASGDQEYLVEIVRPHIAQLVPLWISSLREYARLRFEPDISATTATPATSGDLDMVYAALNRETLLKFYQASWLSLVDAIASLIDEDSEFVFDALDNKDTEQDSTAKDPGAVNGIARRAAGINYREEPVAFFFVLYGLAFESLAVRSGDDDVLIRQKNLDILAALKKILRPSVSGNAVYQEVVFAETMDLLDRMVLTESLGMQGIIVDIARNLCIVHPSSRKGQQDPTSEDTLSDDIEQLFELTRIIILVIAGLVPGLTETPVAGHLENSEEATNLVRDALQALVDVSEVFPSIIKTDLHASILNIFVTILGTASCQAVVVPQALPIFRRFVSSLAEDERPETKQQIQNTLKRMLAILRNAQKRETEASLPCEKNTLLAVTVLLSTAQSYFGADDPLVLRFVNELRECLAAPMTTRTAAGCYRTLVSQGVAPRLTFSHLVGFVLDASDLEGIAESRHVAAQTLTMAVGKLAPDQKPAAVMLLIDVLLSCAGKDGPSSHQVFASRLLELAATDNATFRSIIGSMSGGKKQLMEQILKSQAGNRGARQDGAEDREPTIALKMNFGA, from the coding sequence ATGGCCGATGCCGACTCGACACCCGCCCCTGCGACAGCCTCGAAGCCACCCGCGAGCGATGCTCCGACTGCACCGGCCACGAATGGCGACCGTGAACTGTCCCCGTACGAGCTCGAcgtcaagaagctcaatgctTTGCCCACTGAGCAGCAGGGTCTCTATCTCTTGACCTTCACCGCCAACCTCGCCCAGCATATCGATGAGCTTAGCGCAGACCAAGTCACTGCTGAACAGGGCACGATCAAGAAAGAGCTGCTTAAAGTCGTCAATTTGCCCTCACCTGCGCCAACGAGAGTGATACGTAAGAATGTGGGGAGGAGCTTCGCAGGTGTATTTGCCAAAGGGAGCAGGAGGGTGTTGTTCGAGACTATTACAGATCTGGTGGCCATCGTGAACGCGGGCAAGGAGAAGGACCTCAGGACAAAGCATGCGGCAATACATTGTCTGGGTATCGTGTTTGCCACTGCAGGCGATAGTGCTATCAGCCATTCCCCGCTCGCCTGTACTGCTATTCTCAAGCAGCTGAAAGGCGCCTCAAATGATGCGGGTCTGAGAAGTGCCATATTTCGCGCCTCGGGCAGAATTGCCAAAGGAATTACAGTGGCGATAGATGAGGAAGTTGGGCGAGCCATATGGAAGCAAGCCAGAAATGCTGCCAGCAATGACAAGTCTCTCCTTACTCAAGCGAGTGCGTGCTATGCGCTGGAACAGCTTGTGTCAACCACAACGTATTTCGACAATTCGAATGACTTTGAAAAGTTGCAAACTGCGGTATGGAAGACTTTGGAGAGTCCGTCAATCCCAGTGCGGCATGCAGGCGCATCGTGTCTTGCGACACAACTTGTAAAAGCACACACGGATGTTGCCAACAGAGACATTATACCCAGGAtcaagaagccaaagaagtcaAAGAAAACTGCAAAACCAGAAGACTTGGAAGAAGAGGCCGAGCGCGCTTCCTCGCCGGTGCCCGATAAGCCCGCCACCGCTCTGTCATACACGCTGCCCGAGATTCTCAAGATCTTGTCCTCCTTGTTCTGTAGGCCGTCATCATCGAATCGAACACGAGTGGGAGTGGCAGTATGCTATATCAAAGTGTTGAAAGGGCTTGGCGCAGGAGTCGTCGAAACGAAGTACAACGAGATTGCACGCCATCTGTTCTCAGACGTCTTGGACTTTCCTGGTTGGCACTCAAACAGGTATCGTCAATTGATGGCACGCAAGACCGTTCGTGTCATTCTCGAACAGACCGTGGGACCAATGTTGGGCGAGACTGCTCAGCTCAACGCTTGTCGGTTCTTGCTGAACGACATCATCAAAGACTACCCGCAGGCTGTCAAGGAACGTCCTGAACCCTCGAAAGCAGTGTTGACTGGCGCTATCAGTGCTCTTGCGTCTATCATCCAACGTTTAGACACAGCTATCAGCAGTATCGCAGACATCTGTCGAGAGGGACTGCTGCAAGTTCTGCAACATCCAAGCTTCACAGTTCAGGTGCAAACATCTAGGACCTTACGAGCTTTCATTCTCGCTTGCCCGCAGCAATTGCTGCCAGCGGTGACGATATGCATGAATAGTGTCAAGCGCGAGCTCAAGATGCTGGGTACCCAGAGGCAGAGCCAACGACGTTGCATTGCTCATGCCTATGGTCTGGCTGCTGTCTTGAGCACCTCCGGACAACACCCGTTGTATGGCTCCGTTGACGTGTATGCCAATGTGCACCAGATGGCCACGGATCTCTTGAAATCGAGCGGCAGCTCCGATCTACGTGTCTCATCCTGTCAACTGCAAGTGGCATGGATCATGATCGGCGGCCTCATGTCTCTTGGACCAAATTTCGTCAAAATTCATCTCTCCCAGTTGATGCTGCTCTGGCGCAATGCACTTCCGAAACCTATGCTAAAAGAGAACATGACACAACGGAACATGCTGGAAGTAAGCTATTTGGCCCACGTGAGAGAATGTGCCCTAGGTGCTATCAAGTCCTTCCTCACCTACAACCAGCGACTCTTGACTTCTGACGTCTCGAGACGCCTTGCAGGTATGCTCGAAAATACAGTAGCGTTCCTCCAAAACCTTCcagcgaagaggacgagcgaCGAGCCGGCGAATCTTCTCAAGCCAGGCCTGCAGCTCCAGGACTTCGAGGTCATGGTCAGAAGAAGAGTATTCGAGTGCTTCTCTCAATTGCTTCGCCTTAGTCCTGCTGGGAGTATCGAAGCTACAGCTCATTCCAGCATCCTGCCGCTTGCAGTCGCATCTTTCTCAGATTTGGAGCACGACGCACCGAATTCTCTGAGCGCCGCTATCGCAAGTGCAACAGCCACATTTGAAAGCATCTGGGAACTCGGCGACAATTACGGCTTCGGGGTCACCGGAAGGCTCAGAGGTCTCGACCTGCTGAACCCGATCAACGGCAACCTAGAACGGCATTGGACGAGCAGGACCGACGTCGAATCAGAGATCGACCAAATACTTCTTTCACCTATAGGTCGAGCTGCTGAGAACGACCCGACCAGCTGCTATTTGCCCACTGCCAATACTGAGGATGAGCTCCCTGGGCCACCTGCGAGTGAAGCTGTGGACGCAGCAATAGCGGCATTTGGACTCAGCTTACCGCTGCAAGGTCCGCGAGTCCAGGAGAGCACTCTCGAGCAAATAGCTGCGTCAATGGGAGCTAGTGTCCCGAAGGATCCTGTGAGGAAAATCGCGATTACTGCAAATGTGTCCTTGGCACTCTTCACTGCGCTGCGCGTAGCGACAGGAGACCTCGGATCTGCCAAGGGTAACTTACAAAATGTTAACACAGAGAAGGCACTGCAGAGTCTTCTGCACGTATGTGTCAAGGATCCTGACGAAAATATTCGCAGTATGGCAGCCGCAGCACTAGGAAGACTATGTTCTAGTTCTGGGACTACATTCACTGGCACGGAAGTCACCCAGCTAACAGAGACAATTGTGAACAATAGAGAGCCACATGTCCGAGCGGGCTGCGCTAGTGCGCTGGCTCACATACATTCTCAGCTTGGGGGCATGGCAGCCGGGCTGCACATGAAGAACATTGTTGGCATACTTATGTCACTGGCGGCAGACACCCATCCTCTCGTACACTTTTGGGCATTGGACAGCTTGTCGCAGATCGCAGAATCTGCGGGTCTCAACTTCTCGGGGTATGTCACCAGCACCATCGGCATGCTCAGTCAGCTCTATGTCTCGGACGGACACAATGAAGAATCGCCGTCGCAGGCGTCTTCGAATATGACAATGAGCCTGCCTGTGACTGCAGCTATAGCACGAGGTGTTGACTCAATCATCAATGTGCTTGGACCTGATCTTCAAGATGCCGCGAAGGCTCGAGACATGATATTGACATTAGTCCGCCTATTCTCGCAGGAGGCCGAAGTCGCTGTCCTTCTCGAGAGCCTCAGATGCTTCGAGCATCTCTCGCTTTACGCTCCTGGCCACATGCAGTTCGAGCAATACGTGCATCGACTCCAGTCAGACGCGGATTCGCCATCAAAGGAGATCGCTTCAACTGCGCTGCATGGCCTGTTTGGTTTGATGCGACGCGATGCGCCGGAAATCATACGCACTGCTCGCCCTGGTCTCGAGAATCGTTTATGGGATTGTCTCAATGAAGAGCCTGGCCAGAAATCAATACAGAACATCTTCTCGAActggctgcagcagactGGCACGAGCGACCCTGGAGACTGGATTGAAAGGTGTAATACGATCTTGACCAAGACTGTGGTCAAAGCGGAACAGGAGTTGAAAACAGCGGTGCCGGCCTCAACAGCCGGCCCAGATCTTCAAGACGAAGAGGTGGCAGGTTTTGCCATCACTGCTGGTGCACAGAAGGAAGATGATTCCCAAGCCTCGTCTTCTGCACAAGAGTTGATGCGATGGCAAGTACGACTTTTCGCTATGGAGTGCCTGCGAAACCTGATCGCCATGATCAGAAAGCAAGCTGCAATCAGTGATGACAGCCCAGGAGAGGCTGCACTCCAGAGCAAGGTGGCGGATGTCATTCGCATCGCTTTCTCGGCCTCCACTGCAGGAGTGACGTCGCTGCGAGTTGTCGGCATGCAAATTATCGACCAGATCCTTAAGATGTTCGGGAGAACTCCAGATCCTGACTTCGCGGAGGCaatgctgctggagcagtaCCAAGCGCAGATCAGCTCTGCCTTGACCCCTGCTTTCGCAGCAGACTCCTCGCCTGAGCTTGCGGCCGCGGCGGTCAATGTCTGCGCGACGTTCATTGCAACAGGCATTGTTCGCGACGCTGAGCGTATGGGACGGATCCTGAAGACACTTGTTTCTGCTCTTGACAGCTTCTCGCGCGATACAGATACCGCTGCTATCGGCGATCTAAAAGGTCTCACTGCTAACGCGCAAGTCATGGTCCGGATGGCGGTGTTCTCAGCCTGGGCCGAATTACAAATAGCCAGCGGCGACCAGGAGTACCTGGTGGAGATCGTGAGACCTCACATCGCTCAGCTCGTGCCACTCTGGATATCTTCTCTGCGAGAATACGCACGGCTGCGTTTCGAGCCTGACATTTCGGCAACCACAGCTACTCCAGCGACATCAGGTGATCTGGACATGGTCTACGCCGCACTGAACAGGGAGACCTTGCTCAAATTCTACCAGGCTTCCTGGCTGAGTCTTGTCGACGCCATTGCTAGTCTGATCGACGAGGACAGTGAGTTCGTATTCGATGCTCTCGACAACAAAGACACAGAGCAGGACAGCACTGCGAAGGATCCTGGTGCCGTCAATGGCATTGCCCGGCGTGCGGCAGGGATCAATTACCGGGAAGAGCCAGTAgcattcttcttcgtgctGTACGGTCTGGCTTTCGAGTCGCTTGCTGTTCGCAGCGGCGATGACGACGTCCTGATACGGCAAAAGAATCTCGACATCCTCGCCGCTCTTAAAAAGATTTTGCGGCCATCAGTCTCCGGCAATGCCGTCTATCAAGAGGTGGTCTTTGCAGAAACAATGGACCTGCTCGATCGCATGGTTCTGACAGAAAGTCTGGGAATGCAGGGCATCATTGTGGATATCGCCCGCAACTTGTGCATTGTGCATCCTTCATCCCGGAAGGGCCAGCAGGATCCTACTAGTGAAGACACACTCTCCGATGATATCGAGCAATTGTTCGAGCTGACGCGTATCATCATTCTGGTCATTGCGGGATTGGTACCAGGCCTCACCGAAACTCCCGTGGCAGGGCATCTGGAGAACTCAGAAGAAGCGACCAACCTAGTCCGTGATGCTCTTCAGGCGCTGGTCGATGTATCCGAAGTGTTCCCGTCCATCATCAAAACAGATCTGCACGCATCGATCTTGAACATCTTCGTCACGATTCTCGGAACGGCGAGTTGTCAGGCTGTAGTTGTACCTCAAGCACTGCCAATCTTCAGGCGTTTCGTGTCGAGTCTTGCCGAGGATGAAAGGCCGGAGACGAAGCAGCAGATCCAAAACACTTTGAAACGCATGTTGGCAATTCTGCGGAACGCACAAAAGAGAGAGACGGAGGCGAGCTTGCCTTGCGAAAAGAATACGCTCCTCGCCGTCACGGTCCTACTCTCTACAGCGCAGTCGTACTTTGGCGCTGATGACCCTCTCGTCCTTCGCTTCGTCAACGAGCTTCGAGAATGTCTCGCTGCACCCATGACCACCAGAACGGCTGCGGGATGCTATCGGACTCTGGTCAGTCAAGGCGTTGCTCCTCGCCTGACTTTCTCACATCTTGTCGGCTTCGTGCTCGACGCATCTGACCTCGAAGGCATCGCGGAGTCGAGACACGTGGCGGCTCAAACACTCACAATGGCCGTTGGCAAGCTGGCGCCGGACCAAAAGCCAGCGGCAGTGATGCTCCTAATCGACGTGCTGCTCAGCTGTGCGGGCAAGGACGGTCCTTCATCGCACCAAGTTTTCGCATCTCGTTTACTTGAGCTGGCCGCCACGGATAATGCCACATTCCGAAGCATCATTGGCAGCATGTCTGGCGGTAAGAAGCAATTGATGGAGCAGATATTGAAATCGCAAGCGGGCAACCGCGGCGCCAGGCAAGATGGCGCCGAGGATCGCGAGCCCACAATCGCGCTCAAGATGAACTTTGGTGCATGA
- a CDS encoding uncharacterized protein (CAZy:GH109): MAPIKVGLIGYGSSTNTFHLPYILPNPDLQVYSFLQRAEAPKGDEPRKHCTIDYPQAKHYRTPEDFFADIEIELVIVCTGHSTHSTFAEQALSAGKHVVVEKPFTITSAEADKLIALSKETGKILTCFQNRRYDSDFRTLKHLIDQKSFGKITEFENHYSVDNPPWMHNSKNATAQPGEGLLYGLGSHSIDQTLLLFGVPKSVTAFTRSLLVKNGADDSFTIILQYDGDQKDLLVTIKTTAVIPLPTHKILKYRVLGTHGTFHKTGEDPQIEQFFDGVSVTDEEKFGVEPEKYHGWLSTRLEGNKFDGTVKSQRGCYVDYYRDVVAAVRGEKEVVVKAEESRNGIRLIELALESAEKGVTVAWS; encoded by the coding sequence ATGGCACCTATCAAAGTTGGACTCATCGGATACGGCTCGTCAACAAACACCTTTCACTTGCCATACATCCTCCCCAACCCGGACCTGCAGGTCTACTCATTTCTCCAAAGAGCAGAAGCTCCGAAAGGCGACGAACCTCGCAAGCATTGTACCATAGACTATCCTCAAGCCAAGCACTATCGTACACCAGAAGACTTCTTCGCCGACATCGAAATCGAACTTGTTATCGTCTGCACCGGTCATAGCACGCACTCCACATTTGCCGAACAAGCCCTCTCGGCTGGAAAACATGTCGTGGTCGAAAAACCCTTCACCATCACGTCCGCCGAAGCAGACAAGCTCATCGCTCTTTCCAAGGAGACCGGTAAAATCTTAACGTGTTTCCAAAACCGGCGCTACGACTCCGACTTTCGCACACTGAAACACCTAATCGATCAAAAGTCCTTTGGCAAAATCACCGAATTTGAAAACCACTACTCGGTCGACAATCCTCCTTGGATGCACAACAGTAAAAATGCCACAGCCCAACCTGGCGAAGGTCTCCTGTACGGACTTGGCTCCCACTCCATCGACCAAacgctcctcctcttcggcgtCCCGAAATCAGTCACAGCGTTCACGCGCTCTCTCCTCGTGAAGAATGGCGCCGACGATAGTTTCACCATCATCTTACAGTACGATGGTGATCAGAAGGACCTCCTCGTGACCATAAAAACCACAGCTGTCATTCCACTGCCGACACACAAGATCCTCAAATATCGTGTTCTGGGCACACACGGGACATTCCATAAGACGGGCGAAGATCCTCAGATTGAGCAGTTTTTTGATGGGGTGTCGGTGACGGATGAGGAGAAGTTTGGGGTTGAGCCGGAGAAGTATCATGGGTGGTTGAGTACGAGGTTGGAAGGGAATAAGTTTGACGGAACGGTGAAGAGTCAGAGAGGGTGTTATGTGGATTACTATCGCGATGTTGTGGCTGCGGTGAGAGGGGAGAAGGAGGTTGTGGTCAAAGCGGAAGAGTCGAGGAATGGGATCAGACTGATTGAGTTGGCATTGGAGAGTGCGGAGAAGGGGGTCACAGTGGCTTGGAGTTAG